ACAATAATTTTAGCAAAATTAGATCTTAAGCCTTATATTTAATAACTTTTAATATTTATTAACTATATATCTTCTTTTAGTGATGAGAAGAGGGTCGTATGATATTATGATTAGCGCTGGAAAAACTGAGCTATAGAATAATTTAAATTGTAATCATGGGTATATTATTTATGGGAAAACTTTTCGGTACTGATGGAGTAAGGGGTAAAATAAATTCTGAATTATCATTAGAACTTTCTTTAAGATTAGGTAAAGCAATAGGTACTTTCTTCGGTAAGGGTTCTACGATACTAATTGGAAGAGATGCTAGAGCTGGAGGAGACATGTATGCTAGAGCTGTGGAAAGTGGATTATTGAGTGCTGGAGTGAAAATTTATGAAGGTGGATTTGCTCCAACTCCTGCTTTGCAATTTGCTGTAAAAACTTTAGGTTATGACGCTGGAGTAATAATAACAGCTAGTCATAATCCTGCTGAGTATAATGGAATCAAGGTAATAGATCATGATGGAGTTGAAATTTCTAGGGAAAAAGAAAATGAGTTAGAGGATATTTATTTTTCTGAAAAATTCTATTCAGTAGATTGGAGAGAGTTAACTTTTGATGTAAAGAAGGAGGATAGAGTAATTGATAATTATGTTAGAGGTATATTATCTCACGTTGATGTAGATAAAATCAGAAAGAAGAATTTCAAGGTTTTAGTTGATGGTGCAAATAGCGTAGGATCTATCACATCTCCTATAATTGCAAGGGAATTAGGATGTAAAGTTTATGGTGTAAATACTAATCTTGATCCTTTATTTCCTGCAAGGACTCCTGAGCCTACGTTTGATAGTTTAAAAGATACTGCAGAAATTGCAAAAATTCTTAAAGTTGATTTAGGTATTGCGCATGATGGAGATGCAGATAGAGTAATATTTATTGATTCTGAGGGGAGAGTTCAATGGGGAGATAGAAGTGGTGCTTTACTATCTTACTGGGCGTCAACTAAAGAGAAAGACTATCCTAGAAGAATATTTACTGCAGTGTCTAGTTCTAGTCTAGTTCAAGAGTATCTTAAACAGTATAATATTAATGTAGTTTGGACTAAAGTTGGAAGTGTTGATATAGCACATAAGTTAATTGAAGAAAAGGGTATAGCTGGATTTGAAGAAAATGGCGGATTCATGTTTCCAGCTCATCAAAATGTTAGAGATGGTGGAATGTCGTTTGCATTGATGTTGGAGATGCTAGCATCAGAAAATATAACTTCTGCTGAATTATTTGATAGATTACCTAAGTATTATTTAGTAAAAACAAAAGTAAATTCTACTCCTAAGACTGATTATGAAAAGATCTATTCAACTCTTAAGGAAATGTACAAAGATAAAGGGGAAGTAATTACTATTGATGGCATAAAGATAATTTCAAGTGATTATTGGTTCTTAGTTAGAAAAAGCGGAACAGAGCCAATAATCAGAATTTTTGTAGAAGCTAAAGATCCTGCTAAAGCTGAGAATTTAAGCAATGAAATAGTTAAACTAGTAGGTAGTATGGTATGAAGTATAGACTAATGGATTTATTAGCTTGTCCAATATGTAAGCATTTTCCATTAGAGTTAACTGTAATTTCTAGTAAAAAAATGGAAAGAACTACAGACGAAAAGAAACCTTTATGCGAGTTATATTGTGCTTACAAGCAAGGTAATGTTAAAGATATACAAAATCCTCCTTGTGATGAATGTATAACTTATGAAATAGAAGAAGGTGTATTATATTGTCCATCATGTGGTAGATGGTATCCTATAATTGACGAAATTCCTAGAATGTTACCAGATAACTTAAGAAATAAGGATGAAGATATAAATTTCCTAAAAAAGAATAAGGATAAATTATCTAGTAAGATAGTGGAAAAAGGGTTGCCATTTAATCTTTCTTAGTTTAAAATGAGCTTATTAATCTGATTGTACAAGATTATTTTTGGTGTAAATAGTGGAGAATTCATTCTTATCTAATTTAGACGAATGGATAAAGATGCAAAAAAGTTTGCTAGAAACGATAAAAGACATGCAGAAAAACGAGAAGGATATGGATAGATTAGATTTGATCTTAGCTTCTAGAGTAGCTTTCCAACATATGATGAGGACAATAAAAGCATTCGATCAGTGGCTACAAGATCCTATGATAATAAAACATATGCCAAAAGAAATGCTTGAAGACGTTAAAAATACTAGCTGGAATATATTGCAACAACTTTTAGAGTTGGATATTAGGCATACTAGTGAAGCACGTGAACTTATAACCAAATTAGGCAAAGAAGGAAAATTAGATCCTTTAATATGGTCTAGATCAGTAGTAGAAGAACAGCAAAATCAAAATAGAAGAGTAACTTTTACAACAATGTAAGAAAAAAGGTAAATAAATGATTAAAAACATATAGTTTTTGATTTATCTTCTATAAAAGTTTCTTTTGTTTGATCTAAGTTTTAACGTATATTCTTCATCTAAAGCTGTTATTTTTGCTTTTAATTCGCTTAATATTTGATTGAGTTGATTTTTGAAATTATCATCAATATTAGTTTTATTTTCTTCTAATGCTTCTTCTCCATTACTTGAGATTTTTAGTTTTTTATTTGCAGGATCTGTTTCTATATATCCTAAATAGAGAAGTGAAGTTATATCTTCTTTTAATGTTGGACTGAATACGTTATTTCCTATTACGTTAAATTCATAACCTAAATTTAATCCTTTTTGTGAAGCATCATATAAAAGTGCAATTATTGCTCTTTCTGATATGCTTCCTATTGATTTAATTATATATAGTAACTGAAGTTTTCTTTTATCTTCTTTTAAAACTGTTGGACTAATGACTTGTTTGCTAACGTTTTTAAGTTCTTTAGTCTTTGTAGAAGATGGTCCAGATTGAGACAATTTATTCCCCGATATTACATTTTCCCTTCTATTATATTAACTAAACGTTTTGTTGTAATAGTCGGATTAGGGCTTTTTGTTATTGCTCCGCCTACTACGAAAATGTTTATAGGAAGGTCGATTAAATCTTTTATATTATTTTCATTAATTCCACCAGCTACTGAAACTAAGGAGAATTTAGATATTTCTTTAATTTCGTTTTTTAATGATGTAACGCTAATTCCGCGTTCTTTTTGAACGTCTAAACCTACGTGTAAACCTATTATATCTACTCCTAGTTGTTTTAGTTCTTTAGCTCTTTCTACTGGATTTGGAACATTTATAAGATCTGATTGAACTATCATGTCTAATTCTTTTGCCTTGTCTACTGCTGATTTAATAGTAGAATTGCTCATTATGCCTAATACAGTCATTATATCTGCATTTCCTAGTTTAGCTATTTGAACTTCTACATCTCCTGCGTCTGCTGTTTTAGTGTCGGCTAGTAAGATTTTGTCTTTAGCAACTTGTCTAAGTTTTTTCATGCCTTCTATGCCTGCTGATTTAACTAATGGAGTACCTACTTCTACTATTCCTGCTCCTCCTTCTATTGCTTGTCTAGCAACATTTAATGCGTCTTCAATTGATATGAAGTCTAAGGCAACTTGTAATTGTTTTACTTTTGAAATCTTGTCTAGAATTTGGTCTTTCATATCACATAAACGGATATGGTAATAATTAAATTAATCTATAAAAGAATTTTTAAACTTCTTTTACGAGTCTATTCTACTGTGATTATGTAGTGACAAAATTCATCATAGTCACAGGCGGAGTAATGTCAAGTGTAGGAAAAGGAACTGTAGCAGCTTCGATTGGTTTGTTGTTGAAAGCTAGAGGATATAAAGTCTCGGTAGTAAAAGTCGATCCGTATATAAATGTTGATGCTGGTACTATGAATCCATATATGCATGGCGAAGTTTTCGTTACTGATGATGGAGCAGAAACTGATCTAGATTTAGGGCATTATGAAAGATTTTTAGATATTAATATGTCAAAATATAATAATGTAACTGCTGGTAAAGTATATTTTGAGGTAATTAGAAAGGAACGTGAAGGAAAATATCTGGGTCAAACTGTTCAGATTATACCTCATGTTACTGATGAGATAAAATATATGATAAGGCGTGTAGCAGATGTAGATAAAGCTGATATTATAATTGTTGAAATAGGGGGAACAGTAGGAGATATTGAGAGTTTGCCATTTCTTGAAGCAGTAAGGCAAATGAAACTAGAGGAAGATGAAGGTAATATAGTATTTGTTCATATTGCACTAGTGGAATATCTTCATGTTACTGGAGAATTAAAAACTAAACCATTACAGCATAGTGTTCAAGAACTGAGGAGAATAGGAATACAGCCTGATATAATAATAGCCAGAAGCATAGTTGCGTTAGATGATGATACAAAGAAGAAGATCGCATTGTTTACTAATGTTAAGCCGGAAAATATATTCTCTAGCTATGATGTATCCTCGTCTTACGAAGTACCTTTAATTCTAGAAAATCAAGGGCTACCTCTAAATTTACTTAAGAAGCTAAATATGAAATACGATGGCAAGGCTAATTTAGACAGTTGGGTAAAATTTGTTAAGTCTATTCATGATGGAAATAAAACAGTAAAGATAGCGTTAGTAGGAAAATATACTAAATTGAAAGATAGTTATCTTAGTATAAAAGAAGCAATATATCATGCCGCAGCCATGTTAGATATCAAGCCTGAACTAATATGGATAGAGTCTACGGATTTAGAGAATTCTAGTGTGAATGAAAAACTTTATGGAGTAAATGGAATTATAGTTCTACCTGGGTTTGGAAAAAGAGGTGTAGAAGGTAAAATAAAAGCTATACAATACGCTAGAGAAAATAATGTTCCTTATTTAGGCATATGCTACGGTTTACAGCTTGCTATAGTAGAGTATGCTAGGAATGTGTTAGGACTAAAAGATGCCAATACTACTGAAGTGGATCCTAATACTCCATATCCAGTAGTGACATTATTAGATGATCAAAAAAGGATGACACAAGTTGGTGGGACTATGAGGTTAGGAGCACAAAAGATAATTCTTAAAGATGGAACAATAGCGTATTCATTATATAATAAGTCTGAAGTGTATGAGAGACATAGACATAGATATGAAGTTAATCCTACTTATGTTGACAAATTGCAAAAATCTGGATTAGTAGTTTCGGGTGTTAGCGAAAATGGTTTAGTTGAAATGATAGAATTGAAGAATCATAAATTCTTTGTAGCAACTCAAGCTCATCCAGAATTTAAAAGTAGACCTTTGAGGCCTTCTCCATTATTCCTTGGATTCTTGAAAGCTATTATTAGTTGAATCTGAAGATAATAATATTATAATTTTATCATATTTGCTTTTAATTATTTTTTTAATTCCTTTTTCTCCGTTCTCATATTTTATTTCTATTAGTCCAGCATGCTCTAATTCTGATACTTGCGAGCTTATATTACCTTTTGTCATCATTAATTCGTTACTTAGTTCTGTTATGCTTTTTGGTTCTAATGATGTAATTTTTAATATATTAATTCTAGTCATAGATGAAAATGCGGAAGAAATCTTTAGTATATCTTCAGGATCAGAAATCACTAAATCCATGATTATTTAGCTTTAGCATAATATAGTATTCAAAAGACTTTTGCCTAAATTAATGTTAGTCATTCTTTTATATGAGTTTAATAACTCTTAAAAAGAGGAGATTATTTTGCAAGCTAAAGTTGAAAATCCCTTAAAGAACATTAAATCTGCTATTAATAAGATAGTATTAGTAAAACTCAAAGATGGTTCAGAATATATAGGAAAATTAGAACAAACTGATGGAACTATGAATTTAGTACTTAGAGACTGTACGGAGTTAAGAGAAGATACTACTGAGCCAGTAGCTAAGTATGGCAGAGTACTAATAAGGGGTAGTAATGTTCTCTTTATTAGTATAGATTATGAAAGTGTTATGAGTAAAGAAAAATAAGTTTAAAATACTGTACAAAAGTGATAACACAATGAAAAATATAGTTGTTGAACCAGCTAGAACGCAAGATATGAATGCATTACCAGTAGAGTTAGTAGAAAGAAAAGGAACTGGACATCCAGATTATATTGCCGATTCTGCTTCAGAAGAAGCTAGTAGGAAATTATCTTTATATTACTTAAAAAAATATGGTACTATATTGCATCATAATTTAGACAAAACTCTAGTAGTAGGAGGTCAAGCTCAGCCAGAATTTAAAGGAGGAGAAGTAATTCAACCGATTTATATTATAGTTGCAGGTAGAGCTACAACAGAAGTAAGAACTGAAAGTGGTATAGATAATGTGCCTGCTGGGACTATAATAGTAGAAAGCGTAAAGGATTGGATAAAGAACAATTTCAGATACTTAGATGCAGAGAAGCATGTAATAGTAGATTATAAGATAGGTAAAGGTTCTACGGACTTAGTTGGCATTTTTGATAAGGGAAAGAAATCAACTCCTTTATCTAATGATACTAGTTTTGGTGTGGGATTTGCTCCTTTCTCTATATTAGAGAATTTAGTATATCAAACAGAAAGATTCCTTAACTCAAAGGATATAAAGTCGCAATTACCTGAAATAGGCGAAGACATAAAAGTTATGGGATTAAGAAAAGATAAGGACATTTATCTAACTATTGCAATGTCTACAATAAGCCAATTAATTGAAGACATGGATCATTATTTATCTATAAAAGATGAAGTAATGCAAAAAGTATTAGATCTAGCTAATAAGCTTGCGCCAGATTATAATACTAATGTATATATAAATACTGGAGATAAAATTGATCAAGGTATTATTTATATGACTGTTACTGGAACATCAGCAGAACATGGAGATGATGGAATGACTGGTAGAGGAAATAGAGGTGTAGGTTTAATAACTCCTATGAGACCTATGTCACTTGAAGCAACTGCTGGTAAAAATCCAGTAAATCATGTAGGGAAGATATATAATATAATGTCTATGCTTATTTCAAAGAAGATTTTAGACGAGAGTAAAATAAAGAATGTCCAAGTAGAGATATTAGGCCAAATAGGTAGACCTATTGACGACCCATTAGTTGTTAATGTAGAAGTAGTTCCAGAAAATGGTAAAATAACAGACGAAATAAAGAATCAGATTAATGGTATTGTAGAGGAATATCTAGAATCATTTAGTAAGATTACAGAAATGATTTTAGACGGAAAAATATCTATGTTTTGATTTTCTATATTCATCTACAATATTTTTAAGGTCATTAATTGAGATATTTTTCTGTATTTCCTTTTCTTTTTCAAGAATAGTTATATCTTTAATAAAATTCTCTGGGTTGTCTATAATAAAATTCTCTCCTACATATTTGAATATGCTACTATTTATTTCCTCATCTAATACTTTAACCTTATAATTCTCTATTTTTATTAAACTATTACTTTTTATTACGTTTAAATTTCCAGAAACTAATTCCTTTAGTATATTTTCTAAATATATAATTTTATTTTGATATTCTTTCAACAAATTTTCTAAGTTTATTATAGTTTTATTTCTTTCAGTTAGATCGGTTTTAAGTCTATAGATAGTTCTATCTTTTTCTACTTCAAGTTTAGTTTGATTTTTTATTTCTTCTATTCTTTTTTCTAAATTGTATTTTTCGTTTATTAGCTGTGCTATATCCCTTTTTAGTCTTAAAATTTCATGTTTTAATTGTAGATTTTCTTCGTATATTCTATTATAATTTTTCTGTAACGATTCAGGAATATTCTGTTTATTAGTATTAGAAACTGTAATATTCTGTTTATCAATTTTTTTCTCGATCTCTTTTTCTATGCATTCTGATATTGTTATACCTTCCATTACGCATCTGTATATTGCATTTTCTTCTAAGTCTAGATCAAATTTGCGCATTATAGACGATGCTTGTCTTAATTTTTTCTCTAATTCTCTATATGCTTTAAGAGCTGCAGCAAGGGAATCTCTTATGTGTGGGTCAGTTATATTAAGTTGAAATCTGTTTGAGAATTCGTTTACTAATTCTTGTTTTTCATCGACACTTAAAGATTTATCTGGAATAAAAATTTTAGTTTTTAACTGAGAAGCTATCTTTTTTACAGCATCTGGTACCGGATTTACGTCTGTAGCAATAATTACTGGTAATCCTTTTTCTGAAATTATTGATATTACTTCATCTCTATCTATTCCTCTTTTTGTAACTAGTAATTCTGGAGCTCCATGCACATTAAGGATAGATATTCCTACGTCTAATCCTGGATCAATGCCCACTATCAATGGTTTCTTCTCTATAGTCTTATTTGATTCGAAATCTATCTTAGTTTTAAATACTGGTCTTATTTCAAGATTTATATCGTGTCCACTCATTTTTTTGACTATTCCGTATAAGCTCTCTCTAGGCGCATAAACTATAAACGTAGCATTCTCTATTCCTGACTTACTACGTTTAACTATAACATCGTAATCAAAATTATGTCTATCTAATTCTTCCTTTACTTGTTTAAATACACGTAATATCAATCCTCTTATGTGTCTCTTATATCTATTAGCGCTCATACCTCCAGGTCCCATATGTCTACCTCTAGAAATTATAATTTTTGTTTTATTTTCTATTAATTTTATTTTACTTCCTGCACCTTTTAGTGCTAATATTGCAGCTAAATATGCGGTTCTACTGGGGCCTGGCTTACCTTGAACTTCAATTCCAAGTTTTTTAGCTACTTCTCTGATATCTAGAAATTCTCCATTATTATATGTAACTTGAGTAATTTCTATATTATCTGGCATTAAACTTACTAATTTGATAATTTCTCTATCAGTTTCACCTAATTCATAGATATTATCTGTAGCTATTATTGAAATATTATATTCCCATGTTAATCTTATTATTCTAGGTATAGATATCTCATCATATTTTTCAATTATGTTTCCATTCTCATCAATAATAACTACAGCATATTTTGCCTGTAAAGTAGACGAAGGGCTACTTCTCGGTTCGATATCTATACCCATTATCTTCATATTTCTCCCTTTACAAATTTTGATATTTCATCTATGTCTTCTATAACATTATATTTATTCTTAAAAAACGTTAATATTATATTTAAATCTCTATTTAGGAGATTTTGGTCTTCTTTTTTCCATTGAGGCCAATCTATTATATATGGTATTTCGTTTTGATCTATTATTACATTATATTGACTTAGATCTCCATGAACAATTTTGCAATTTGTGTATGCTATTCTTACTGTTCCTAGTATGTTATCAAGTACTTTTTTGGGGTTAGAAAGTTTTGATTTAGCTAAGCTTGTTCCTTCAATATATTCCATTACTATAGCATTAAAACTGTATCCAAATAATTTTGGTACAAGAGCATAATTTTCGTTTAGGCATTTTAATGCCTGGTATTCCTTTTTTGCATTATCCATGGTGATAGATATCCAACTCTTTTTTTCTGTGTATTCTCTTAGTTTTCTGATATTTTTATAACTAGATTTTCCTACTCTATGAAATTTTACTACTATAACGTTATCATCAAAGTCATAACCATAATATACGTTACTTTCTTTTCCTTCACCTATTATCAACCCTAGATTCTTAAGAATTTTATTTACATATAACATTTTTATGGCTAAAATATCAAGTCCACTAAATGTTATTCTATACGCTTTTTTACCTTGTATTCTCTCTTCAGATATAGCTTTCATATTCAATAATTTTGTAATTGATATAGTGAATTCTGAATCTATGAAATTAAGTTTACTTCTTAATATATCTTCAGACATGTAATCGTATTTGTCTCTTGATTCTAATAGTGTTTTCAAAATAATATATTCTGAAGGAGAAACAAGAGATGCTTTTTCAGCTAATGTTAATGATGGCATAATTACATTAAACTATTAGATTTAAGAGTTATTATTGCTTATCGTTACCTAATTTTACAACCTTAATTATTTTAGATTTTCCAGGTAATATGGATAATATCTCATTTTTTAATTCCTTTGTAGCTTCAATACCTAAATTCTCTGATAAAATTTTAGATATTCTTTCTGCAGTCCTTTCTAGCTCATCTCCAGGCGAAATAATTATATACTGTTTTACTTTATTTGATATTGAATTTTCTGAACCTACTATTACTCTTATTCCTTCATCACTATATTCAATACCTAATGCAAGCATTAAAGGAACGTTTTTGATATAATTCTTCTTCCCATATATCATAAATGAGCCTTTTGGTAGATATTCTCCAGTAGGAGGCGATTTAGAGACTTGATTCCCATAAACCCAAAAAACATCTACTGTTGCTAAGCCTAATTTCCACGCTTTGGAATAGCTTGCTGCTAATACCGCAGCATCAAAAATATCTTGGTCTTGAATATTAACTGGATTTTTTATTATAGTAGTTGAAGCTCCTTGAATATCAGCATGTAAAAATATATCTTTGTCTTCTAGCATTTTTCTAACTAAACTTTCATTTTGGTCTGCATCTTTTCCCGAAATTACAAGAAATCCATTAGTTGTGATACTCCATCTATATTTTTCATACCAGAATTTTTTTATCAAACTGAATCTTGATGCTTCTGTTCTTTGATTAATTTTGCTGTTTAAGTTCTCTAATTTTTTAGAGAACTCATCTAATGTTTCTTTTGCTTTCTTGGCTTTGTTAGAATACTCCTTTGCTTTTTCGAAGAAAATTGATGCATTTTTTGTAGGTGTCAATTTAGGGTCTAACTCTATTTCAATTCCATCAATATTGATTGATTTTTGCTTATTTTTTATTGCATTCTCTACTTGAACATAATTTTCCATTATTTTTTTACCTATATTTCTTAGCTGTTCTGCTTGTAGTTCATAATTATCTATACTATTTTTTATTTCTTGGACTGTCTTTTCTAGTTTTTTCCTCTCAGCCTCTAACTTTTCATTATTTTGTTGTGTTACTCTTTCTCTTTCTATATCTATAAAATACTCATCTATTACTGCATTAAAACTACTTAACTTTTCACAGTTATCGAAATGAAATGGCATGAATAATTTTCCTTTTTGTATACATGGTTCTATTTCCCCTTTCTTTAATTTTTCTTTCAAATCTTCTATGTTCTTTTTTAATTCATCTATATTATCTGAATTTAGATGTAAATTATCAATTATTTCTTTTGGTACTCCTAAAGATCTTAAGGGATTTTTTGAATCAAATTGTGGCTTAGGGGGAAGCGTATATGCTATTCCTGGTTTAATTACTCTATCTTTAAATGTTTTATATTCAGTGGAAAATATAATTTTGTCCTCTTCATTTAGTATAATTAGAGATCCTCTTGGCAGTAGTTCAAGAATAATTTTTTTATTATTACTTAGATATATTTTCAGTATTCTCTCTTCATCTAAGATTTCAATATTAGTAATATATGAATCTCTTATTAAATCTCTTAATATTCTTATTTTAGGATTTATAGATTTTTGTCCTTCATATTTTGTAAAATTTATTCTAACTCCTGGTTCTAAAATAAGATTTTTATCTTCATTTAGGCATCTAAGTTTAAAGAAAAATATATTGTTTAAATCCCCAATAGAATATATATTATTTATTCTACAATTTATTATTAATGATTTATTTTCTGTAACCCAAGCTAATAAATCAAAGTAGTTCATTGAGTTTTTTCGTGACAACTTTATAGCCATCTTATTGCATTAACTATTGTGAATATAGAAGATAAAATTCTATTGTATCGTGGAATAATAGGTATAATAGCTGGAGCTATATCTGCATTCACAAATTCAGTTTTTATTGCTCTAACAACAATAATTTCTGGTTATGTGATAAGTCTAATAATAGTCTATTTGTTATTTAAGGTATCAAAGTTGAGGGTTTTAATTATCAAAGGATCGTTGATAATGATTATAGCTTGGTTTTTAATGCTAGTTGCAGTCTATAATATACTTGGTTAGAAAATGCAGCGTACTAAGTTCATTGTTGATGCTATGCTTGGTAAGTTGGCAATTTGGCTAAGAATACTAGGATATGATACCTTTTATAGCAATGATATAGAAGACTGGAAAATATTGAAGATAGCTAATAATGATAAAAGAGTAATTCTGACTAGAGATCGTGGTTTATACATTAGGGCTAAAAAGAAAAACTTAGACTGCTTTTTAGTTCCAGTTGATTCTGATATAATTGATATATTAGCATTATTATCAATTAAATATGGTATAGATCTTACTGCTGATATTAATGTTTCAAGGTGTTCAGAATGTAACGGAATTTTAATGAAAATCTCAGATAATAAATGGAAATGTACTAAATGTGGGAAAGAATATTGGAAAGGCAAACATTGGCGTACAATAACAGAGATACTTATAAAGGCAGAGGCAAAGAAAGAACAAGATGAGCTTAATTTCAATTCAAGAATTAAGCAGAGAGGAAGGGAAGATATTAATTCAGATAGCAAGAAGAGCAATACAAAGGAAATTAGGATTGATCAAAAATGAGGACGTTCAAATTGAAGATGAAAAACTGAATAAAAAG
This genomic window from Acidianus manzaensis contains:
- a CDS encoding Rqc2 family fibronectin-binding protein, whose product is MNYFDLLAWVTENKSLIINCRINNIYSIGDLNNIFFFKLRCLNEDKNLILEPGVRINFTKYEGQKSINPKIRILRDLIRDSYITNIEILDEERILKIYLSNNKKIILELLPRGSLIILNEEDKIIFSTEYKTFKDRVIKPGIAYTLPPKPQFDSKNPLRSLGVPKEIIDNLHLNSDNIDELKKNIEDLKEKLKKGEIEPCIQKGKLFMPFHFDNCEKLSSFNAVIDEYFIDIERERVTQQNNEKLEAERKKLEKTVQEIKNSIDNYELQAEQLRNIGKKIMENYVQVENAIKNKQKSINIDGIEIELDPKLTPTKNASIFFEKAKEYSNKAKKAKETLDEFSKKLENLNSKINQRTEASRFSLIKKFWYEKYRWSITTNGFLVISGKDADQNESLVRKMLEDKDIFLHADIQGASTTIIKNPVNIQDQDIFDAAVLAASYSKAWKLGLATVDVFWVYGNQVSKSPPTGEYLPKGSFMIYGKKNYIKNVPLMLALGIEYSDEGIRVIVGSENSISNKVKQYIIISPGDELERTAERISKILSENLGIEATKELKNEILSILPGKSKIIKVVKLGNDKQ
- a CDS encoding Mut7-C RNAse domain-containing protein; protein product: MQRTKFIVDAMLGKLAIWLRILGYDTFYSNDIEDWKILKIANNDKRVILTRDRGLYIRAKKKNLDCFLVPVDSDIIDILALLSIKYGIDLTADINVSRCSECNGILMKISDNKWKCTKCGKEYWKGKHWRTITEILIKAEAKKEQDELNFNSRIKQRGREDINSDSKKSNTKEIRIDQK